The Roseococcus microcysteis genome contains a region encoding:
- the gltX gene encoding glutamate--tRNA ligase gives MKLRFAPSPTGHLHVGNARIALANWLFARKSGGHLLLRLDDTDTQRSRQDYAEAIEEDLRWLGLDWDELVRQSDRLDRYAAAAEALKASGRLYPCLESEEELAYKREQQRRAGRPPLYDRAALKMTPEQLSRAMANGKVPYWRFKLSNTTVEWQDHVLGRRAVKLSAISDPVLVRADGSPLYTFTSVVDDLDMGITHVIRGEDHVTNTGIQLDLFAALGGDPRKLAFAHLPLLTDADGGPLSKRIGSLSLRQLRRDGIEAASITGYLAGLGTSHDPAPGAPRDLLPGFNLGAVSHSSPRFDPRQMMGLNRKLLHALPFAEIAPRLPEGATEAFWDAVRGNLDTLPEAKHWWEVVQGHIAPIPQPDEAEYLAHARENLPPEPWDDATWTSWTNALKAISGRKGKGLFLPLRRALTGEDQGPDMKQLLPLIGRARTEARLAASLQP, from the coding sequence ATGAAACTCCGCTTCGCCCCCTCTCCCACGGGGCATCTGCATGTGGGCAATGCGCGCATTGCCCTCGCCAACTGGCTCTTCGCCCGCAAATCCGGCGGCCACCTCCTGCTACGCCTGGACGACACCGACACCCAGCGCTCCCGCCAGGATTATGCCGAGGCGATCGAGGAGGACCTGCGCTGGCTCGGCCTCGACTGGGACGAGCTGGTCCGCCAGTCCGACCGCCTGGACCGCTACGCCGCCGCCGCCGAGGCGCTGAAGGCCTCAGGCCGCCTCTACCCCTGCCTCGAGAGCGAGGAGGAACTGGCGTACAAGCGCGAGCAGCAGCGCCGCGCCGGCCGCCCGCCCCTCTATGACCGTGCGGCCCTCAAGATGACGCCGGAGCAGCTTTCCCGCGCCATGGCCAATGGCAAGGTGCCGTATTGGCGCTTCAAGCTGTCCAACACCACGGTCGAATGGCAGGACCATGTGCTGGGCCGCCGCGCGGTGAAGCTTTCGGCCATCAGCGACCCGGTGCTGGTGCGCGCCGATGGCTCGCCCCTCTACACCTTCACCTCCGTTGTGGACGACCTGGACATGGGCATCACCCATGTGATCCGTGGCGAGGACCATGTGACCAACACGGGCATCCAGCTCGACCTCTTCGCGGCGCTGGGCGGTGATCCGCGCAAGCTGGCCTTCGCCCATCTGCCCCTGCTGACGGATGCCGATGGCGGGCCGCTGTCCAAGCGCATCGGCAGCCTCTCGCTGCGGCAGTTGCGGCGTGACGGGATCGAGGCCGCCTCCATCACCGGCTACCTGGCGGGGCTGGGCACCTCGCACGACCCCGCGCCGGGCGCCCCGCGTGACCTGCTGCCGGGCTTCAACCTCGGCGCCGTCTCCCATTCCTCGCCGCGCTTCGACCCGCGGCAGATGATGGGGCTGAACCGCAAGCTGCTGCACGCGCTGCCCTTCGCGGAGATCGCCCCCCGCCTGCCCGAGGGCGCCACCGAGGCCTTCTGGGACGCGGTGCGCGGCAATCTCGACACGCTGCCCGAGGCCAAGCACTGGTGGGAGGTGGTGCAGGGCCACATCGCGCCCATCCCCCAGCCGGACGAAGCCGAATACCTGGCCCACGCGCGCGAGAATCTGCCCCCCGAACCCTGGGACGACGCGACCTGGACCAGCTGGACCAACGCGCTCAAGGCCATCAGCGGCCGCAAGGGGAAGGGGCTGTTCCTGCCCCTGCGCCGGGCGCTGACCGGCGAGGACCAGGGCCCCGACATGAAGCAGCTTCTGCCCCTGATCGGCCGCGCGCGGACCGAGGCGCGGCTGGCGGCCTCGCTCCAGCCTTGA
- a CDS encoding beta/alpha barrel domain-containing protein produces the protein MRDEEIAGRTDSYFNRTRRIVEKFGDARVTYAVFLRRPVVSAPRLAVEFLEAVSARRGTPIEIEVKYPEGSWVGAGDPLLYLTGSFACLADLETLYLQKLGPACVAAHNAYQMCLELPGTAFLAMEARHCAGQEMQEMMAYAASVGSAAAKREGARGFIGNANDATAHWFGAKAGRGTMPHALIGYAGSTLRAAEMFHATYPDDDLTVLVDYFGQEVTDSLAVCARFPELAAAGRMAVRLDTHGGRFLEGLDPAESYAVLERHAPAAIRRYRSETELRHLVGTGVSAAAIWRVREALDAAGYPKVRIVGSSGFGVGKCRVMAEARAPLDLVGTGSFIPDLWSETYATADIVDYDGVARVKVGREFLLRKNGQRRGS, from the coding sequence ATGCGGGATGAGGAGATCGCGGGGCGGACCGACAGCTATTTCAACCGCACCCGCCGCATCGTCGAAAAATTCGGCGATGCCCGCGTCACCTACGCCGTCTTCCTGCGCCGGCCGGTGGTCTCGGCCCCCCGGCTGGCGGTGGAATTCCTCGAAGCCGTCTCGGCGCGGCGTGGCACACCCATCGAGATCGAGGTGAAATACCCCGAAGGGTCCTGGGTGGGGGCGGGCGACCCGTTGCTCTACCTCACCGGCTCCTTCGCCTGCCTGGCCGACCTTGAAACCCTCTATCTCCAGAAGCTGGGCCCGGCCTGCGTGGCCGCGCACAACGCCTACCAGATGTGCCTCGAACTGCCCGGCACCGCCTTCCTGGCCATGGAGGCGCGGCACTGCGCCGGCCAGGAGATGCAGGAGATGATGGCCTATGCCGCCAGCGTGGGCAGCGCCGCCGCGAAGCGGGAGGGCGCGCGCGGCTTCATCGGCAACGCCAATGACGCGACGGCGCATTGGTTCGGCGCCAAGGCCGGGCGCGGGACCATGCCCCATGCCCTCATCGGCTATGCGGGCTCCACTTTGCGCGCGGCCGAGATGTTCCACGCCACCTACCCGGACGACGATCTGACGGTGCTGGTGGATTATTTCGGCCAGGAGGTCACGGACAGCCTGGCCGTCTGCGCCCGCTTCCCCGAACTGGCGGCGGCGGGCCGGATGGCCGTGCGGCTCGACACCCATGGCGGCCGCTTCCTGGAAGGGCTCGATCCGGCCGAGAGCTATGCGGTGCTGGAACGCCACGCGCCGGCGGCCATCCGCCGCTATCGCAGTGAAACCGAGCTGCGCCACCTGGTCGGCACCGGCGTTTCCGCCGCCGCCATCTGGCGCGTGCGCGAGGCGCTGGACGCGGCGGGCTATCCCAAGGTCCGCATCGTGGGTTCCTCCGGCTTCGGGGTGGGCAAGTGCCGGGTGATGGCCGAGGCGCGCGCGCCGCTGGACCTGGTCGGCACCGGCAGCTTCATCCCCGACCTCTGGAGCGAGACCTACGCCACCGCGGACATCGTGGACTATGACGGGGTGGCGCGGGTGAAGGTGGGCCGCGAATTCCTGCTGCGGAAGAACGGGCAAAGGCGCGGGAGCTGA
- a CDS encoding TRAP transporter large permease: MPIQEIYAIAMLLAFFGLLLVGVPVALTLAISGFVFGWLGFGPMLFNLLPARIYGVVTNYTLLAIPLFVFMGVMLEKSRLAEDLMAVVGRLAGNLRGGLALGVVFVGVLMGATTGIVGATVVTLALLALPAMMQRGYDRGLACGVICASGTLGQIIPPSLILILMADIMNLSVGTLFAAAVFPGLLLAGMFAAYVIILGMVRPDMAPPVPAEERALIDTRQLLLRLLRVVLPPVGLIVAVLGSIIAGIAAPTEAAAMGALGAVLVTALGRRFNATLLWESAAAAARITAMMMFVLICAQVFALAFRGLRGEQLVEDLFAFLPGGVNTDILFMLLLIFVLGFFLEWIEISYIAVPLFLPIFASSGVDPVWLAALIAVMLQTSFLTPPFGWALFFLRGAAPPEITTGQIYRGVLPFVALQILAVGAVFAFPALATWLPRAIGW, encoded by the coding sequence ATGCCGATCCAGGAAATCTACGCCATCGCCATGCTGCTCGCCTTCTTCGGGCTGCTGCTGGTGGGGGTGCCGGTGGCGCTGACGCTCGCCATCTCGGGCTTCGTCTTCGGCTGGCTGGGCTTCGGGCCCATGCTGTTCAACCTGCTGCCGGCGCGCATCTACGGCGTGGTGACGAACTACACCCTGCTGGCCATTCCCCTCTTCGTCTTCATGGGCGTCATGCTGGAGAAGTCCCGCCTGGCGGAAGACCTGATGGCCGTGGTGGGCCGCCTCGCGGGCAATCTGCGGGGCGGGTTGGCGCTCGGCGTCGTCTTCGTGGGCGTGCTGATGGGGGCTACCACGGGCATCGTGGGGGCCACGGTGGTGACGCTGGCGCTGCTGGCGCTGCCGGCCATGATGCAGCGCGGCTATGACCGGGGGCTCGCCTGCGGCGTCATCTGCGCCTCGGGCACGCTCGGGCAGATCATCCCGCCCTCGCTGATCCTGATCCTGATGGCGGACATCATGAACCTCTCGGTCGGTACGCTCTTCGCCGCCGCGGTGTTTCCGGGCCTGCTGCTGGCCGGCATGTTCGCGGCCTATGTCATCATCCTCGGCATGGTGCGGCCCGACATGGCGCCGCCCGTGCCGGCCGAGGAACGCGCGCTGATCGATACGCGGCAATTGCTGCTGCGCCTGCTGCGCGTGGTGCTGCCGCCGGTGGGGCTCATCGTGGCGGTGCTGGGTTCCATCATCGCGGGCATCGCCGCCCCCACCGAGGCGGCGGCCATGGGTGCCTTGGGCGCCGTGCTGGTCACCGCCCTGGGCCGCCGCTTCAACGCCACCCTGCTGTGGGAAAGTGCCGCCGCCGCCGCGCGCATCACGGCCATGATGATGTTCGTGCTGATCTGCGCGCAGGTCTTCGCGCTCGCCTTCCGCGGCCTGCGCGGCGAGCAATTGGTGGAGGACCTCTTCGCCTTCCTCCCCGGCGGCGTGAACACCGACATCCTCTTCATGCTGCTGCTGATCTTCGTGCTGGGCTTCTTCCTGGAATGGATCGAGATCTCCTACATCGCGGTCCCCCTCTTCCTGCCCATCTTCGCGAGTTCCGGCGTGGACCCGGTGTGGCTGGCGGCGCTGATCGCCGTGATGCTCCAGACCTCCTTTCTCACCCCGCCCTTCGGCTGGGCGCTGTTCTTCCTGCGCGGCGCTGCCCCCCCCGAGATCACCACCGGCCAGATCTACCGCGGTGTGCTGCCCTTCGTGGCCCTGCAGATCCTGGCGGTGGGGGCGGTCTTCGCCTTTCCCGCACTGGCCACCTGGCTGCCGCGCGCCATCGGCTGGTAG
- a CDS encoding TRAP transporter small permease subunit, which produces MNRAADTLEGVVEWLGRLSAVALIGLVLVMAGNVLLRYGFSAGSVWAQELEWHLMSPIALLGAAWALKHGEHVRVDVFYARMSEVWQRRVEFLSCLAGLLVSLAVIWLSWRYVMQSWMQGEGSANPGGIDARYILKGFIPLGFALLALQFTALLLRLAPQLRR; this is translated from the coding sequence GTGAACCGCGCCGCCGACACGCTGGAGGGGGTGGTCGAATGGCTCGGCCGCCTTTCCGCCGTGGCCCTCATCGGGCTGGTGCTGGTGATGGCGGGCAATGTGCTGCTGCGCTACGGCTTCTCCGCCGGCAGCGTCTGGGCGCAGGAGCTGGAATGGCACCTGATGTCGCCCATCGCGCTGCTGGGGGCCGCCTGGGCGTTGAAGCATGGCGAGCATGTGCGGGTGGACGTCTTCTACGCCCGCATGAGCGAGGTGTGGCAGCGGCGGGTGGAATTCCTCTCCTGCCTCGCCGGGCTGCTGGTCAGCCTTGCCGTCATCTGGCTGTCCTGGCGCTATGTCATGCAGTCCTGGATGCAGGGCGAGGGCTCGGCCAATCCGGGCGGCATTGATGCGCGCTACATCCTGAAGGGCTTCATTCCCTTGGGCTTCGCGCTGCTGGCACTGCAATTCACCGCGCTTCTTCTCCGCCTCGCGCCGCAATTGCGGCGCTGA
- a CDS encoding class II 3-deoxy-7-phosphoheptulonate synthase yields MAREWRPDSWRQMPIRQVPDYPDTAALAAMEAKVKTFPPLVFAGECERLKAALAEAAQGQAFVLQGGDCAESFADFHADAIRDSFKVLLQMAVVLTFGAGMPVVKLGRMAGQFAKPRSSDVETQDGVTLPSYRGDIINGAAFTPEARVPDPARMEFAYLQSAGTLNLLRAFATGGFADLHQVHRWNLDFVARSPLADQYEGLSNRIDETLRFMAACGMNSDNAPQIRETAFYTSHESLLLPYEEALTRQSSTHHRTYACSAHFLWIGDRTRQPDGAHVEFLRGVANPIGMKVGPSMEAGELVRLTEILNPRNEAGRLTLISRMGAEKVETKLAPLVRAVREAGRQVVWLCDPMHGNTTTQNGYKTRSFDAILDEVRRFFDVMAAEGAHAGGVHVEMTGRDVTECVGGAQKLTAADLSANYATFCDPRLNAEQSLELAFLIAEELKAHRARPERIPARAAQ; encoded by the coding sequence ATGGCGCGTGAATGGCGCCCCGATTCCTGGCGGCAAATGCCCATCCGGCAAGTGCCGGACTATCCCGACACGGCGGCCCTCGCCGCCATGGAAGCCAAGGTCAAGACCTTTCCGCCGCTGGTTTTTGCAGGCGAGTGCGAGCGATTGAAGGCCGCGCTCGCCGAAGCTGCCCAAGGCCAGGCCTTCGTCCTCCAGGGGGGTGATTGCGCCGAAAGCTTTGCCGACTTCCATGCCGACGCCATCCGCGACAGCTTCAAGGTGCTGCTGCAGATGGCGGTCGTGCTGACCTTCGGCGCCGGCATGCCGGTGGTGAAGCTGGGCCGCATGGCGGGGCAGTTCGCCAAGCCCCGCAGCAGCGATGTCGAAACCCAGGATGGCGTGACGCTCCCCTCCTACCGGGGCGACATCATCAATGGCGCGGCCTTCACGCCCGAGGCCCGCGTGCCCGACCCCGCGCGGATGGAATTCGCCTATCTGCAATCGGCCGGCACGCTGAACCTTCTGCGCGCCTTCGCCACCGGCGGCTTCGCCGATCTGCACCAGGTCCATCGCTGGAACCTCGACTTCGTGGCGCGCTCGCCGCTGGCCGACCAGTATGAGGGCCTGTCCAACCGGATTGATGAGACGCTGCGCTTCATGGCCGCCTGCGGCATGAACAGCGACAACGCGCCCCAAATCCGCGAGACGGCCTTCTACACCAGCCATGAATCGCTGCTGCTGCCCTATGAGGAGGCGCTGACCCGCCAGAGCAGCACCCACCACCGGACCTATGCGTGCAGCGCGCATTTCCTCTGGATTGGCGACCGCACCCGCCAGCCGGACGGCGCGCATGTGGAATTCCTGCGCGGGGTGGCGAACCCCATCGGCATGAAGGTCGGCCCCTCCATGGAGGCGGGCGAGCTGGTGCGGCTCACCGAAATCCTGAACCCGCGCAATGAGGCCGGGCGCCTTACCCTCATCTCCCGCATGGGGGCCGAGAAGGTGGAGACGAAGCTCGCCCCCCTGGTGCGCGCGGTGCGCGAGGCCGGCCGCCAGGTGGTCTGGCTGTGCGACCCCATGCACGGCAACACCACCACCCAGAACGGCTACAAGACCCGCAGCTTCGACGCCATCCTGGACGAGGTGCGCCGCTTCTTCGACGTGATGGCGGCCGAGGGCGCCCATGCCGGCGGCGTGCATGTCGAGATGACGGGCCGCGACGTGACCGAATGCGTGGGCGGCGCGCAGAAACTCACGGCGGCCGACCTCTCGGCCAACTACGCCACCTTCTGCGACCCCCGGCTGAACGCCGAGCAGTCGCTGGAGCTGGCCTTCCTCATCGCCGAGGAATTGAAGGCCCACCGCGCCCGCCCCGAGCGCATCCCCGCCCGGGCCGCGCAGTAG
- a CDS encoding NAD+ synthase: MTQRLRIALAQMNPHEGALRTNAAKIRRLRAEAAAQGADLLVTPEFSIAGYPPEDLVLKPAFYDMCVAEIEALAADTADGGPGLIIGGPWKDGGKLYNAAFLLDGGKIVARRAKHELPNYGVFDDKRVFDAGPAPGPVVFRGTRIGLMICEDWWFPAVSETLVESGAELLLAINGSPFELDKSEARIDLAVARVVETGLPFVFLNQNCGQDELVFDGASFVLNADRSLAVRLPSFTETMVVTDWGHEGEGWRCEPQPLAAPLGHEAQIYAAMTLGLRDYVEKNGFPGIVLGLSGGIDSALSAAVAADALGPDRVRAVMLPSPYTSAESLEDAAECARLLGIRYESVNIGPAMEAFAGMLAPAFGNRPPDITEENIQSRIRGVTLMAMSNKFGDMLLTTGNKSEMSTGYATIYGDMCGGYSVLKDVYKTDVFAVCRWRNANVPHDARGPRGPVMPDRVITKPPSAELKPDQKDQDTLPPYDVLDALLMGLVEEERGVDEMVAKGFDRALVLRVWRMLDRAEYKRRQAPPGVKIGRRAFGRDRRYPITNGFTGLIA, translated from the coding sequence ATGACCCAGCGCCTCCGCATCGCCCTCGCGCAGATGAACCCCCATGAGGGCGCGCTGCGGACCAATGCCGCCAAGATCCGCCGCCTCCGCGCCGAGGCGGCCGCCCAGGGCGCGGACCTGCTGGTGACGCCCGAATTCAGCATCGCGGGCTACCCGCCCGAGGATCTGGTGCTGAAGCCCGCCTTCTACGACATGTGCGTGGCGGAGATCGAAGCCCTGGCGGCGGACACCGCCGATGGCGGGCCTGGCCTCATCATCGGCGGCCCGTGGAAGGATGGCGGGAAACTCTACAACGCGGCCTTCCTGCTCGATGGCGGGAAGATCGTGGCCCGCCGCGCCAAGCACGAGCTGCCCAATTACGGCGTCTTCGACGACAAGCGCGTCTTCGACGCCGGCCCGGCCCCCGGCCCCGTGGTGTTCCGCGGCACCCGCATCGGGCTGATGATCTGCGAGGATTGGTGGTTCCCCGCCGTCTCGGAAACCCTGGTGGAGAGCGGCGCGGAACTGCTGCTGGCCATCAACGGCTCCCCCTTCGAGCTGGACAAGAGCGAGGCGCGGATAGACCTCGCCGTGGCGCGGGTGGTGGAGACGGGGCTGCCCTTCGTCTTCCTGAACCAGAATTGCGGGCAGGACGAGCTGGTCTTCGACGGCGCCAGCTTCGTGCTGAACGCCGACCGCAGCCTGGCCGTGCGCCTGCCCTCCTTCACCGAGACCATGGTCGTCACCGATTGGGGGCATGAAGGGGAGGGGTGGCGCTGCGAGCCCCAGCCGCTCGCCGCGCCGCTCGGCCATGAGGCGCAGATCTACGCGGCCATGACGCTGGGCCTGCGCGACTATGTGGAGAAGAACGGCTTTCCCGGCATCGTGCTCGGCCTCTCGGGCGGCATTGACAGCGCCCTCTCCGCCGCCGTCGCCGCTGATGCGCTGGGGCCGGACCGGGTGCGCGCCGTCATGCTGCCCTCGCCCTACACCAGCGCGGAAAGCCTGGAGGATGCGGCGGAATGCGCCCGCCTGCTGGGCATCCGCTATGAGAGCGTGAACATCGGCCCCGCCATGGAGGCCTTCGCGGGCATGCTGGCGCCGGCCTTCGGCAACCGCCCGCCCGACATCACGGAAGAAAACATCCAGTCCCGCATCCGTGGCGTGACGCTGATGGCCATGTCCAACAAGTTCGGCGACATGCTGCTGACCACGGGCAACAAGAGCGAGATGAGCACGGGCTACGCCACCATCTATGGCGACATGTGCGGCGGCTATTCCGTGCTGAAGGATGTCTACAAGACCGACGTCTTCGCCGTCTGCCGCTGGCGCAACGCGAATGTCCCGCATGACGCGCGGGGCCCGCGTGGCCCCGTGATGCCCGACCGCGTGATCACCAAGCCCCCCAGCGCCGAGCTCAAGCCCGACCAGAAGGACCAGGACACCCTGCCGCCCTATGACGTGCTGGACGCCCTGCTGATGGGCCTCGTCGAGGAGGAGCGCGGCGTGGATGAGATGGTGGCCAAGGGCTTCGACCGCGCCCTGGTCCTGCGCGTCTGGCGCATGCTGGACCGCGCCGAATACAAGCGCCGCCAGGCGCCGCCCGGCGTGAAGATCGGCCGCCGCGCCTTCGGCCGCGACCGCCGCTACCCCATCACCAACGGCTTCACGGGGCTGATCGCATGA
- a CDS encoding TRAP transporter substrate-binding protein: protein MNRRLMLGAAAGGIAGSLATPAVVTAQTTFNWRMTSFYGPQAAFYSTGPGSARDLIDRIQRMSNNRIRIQFFGAGELIPAAEGFDAVSAGIVEMNYANAYFWTGKTFAAQYFTAVPFGLNFQGLNGWMYDGGGLDLWREVYDRFNLVPFLCGNTGVQMTGWFRRPINSVEDLRGLKMRIPGLAGRVYQALGVDVRLLPPGELFPALERGVIDAAEFVGPYLDRQLGLHRVAKHYYTTGWHETATASELTINKAAWARLPNDLKAIVENAVAACNVISEAWCQKNNADAMEDLIRNHGVEAKELPDAVVARLREENAKVLEAAIARDAVTRRVHESYMAYKARFDAWSRYSEVPYHNKIREA from the coding sequence ATGAACCGTCGCTTGATGTTGGGCGCCGCCGCGGGCGGCATCGCGGGCAGCCTCGCCACCCCCGCCGTCGTCACCGCGCAGACCACCTTCAACTGGCGCATGACGAGCTTCTACGGCCCCCAGGCGGCCTTCTACTCCACTGGCCCGGGTTCCGCGCGCGACCTGATTGATCGCATCCAGCGCATGTCCAACAACCGCATCCGCATCCAGTTCTTCGGCGCGGGCGAACTGATCCCGGCTGCCGAGGGCTTCGACGCCGTCAGCGCCGGCATCGTCGAGATGAACTACGCCAACGCCTATTTCTGGACGGGCAAGACCTTCGCCGCGCAATACTTCACCGCCGTGCCCTTCGGCCTGAACTTCCAGGGGCTGAACGGCTGGATGTATGATGGCGGCGGCCTCGACCTCTGGCGCGAGGTCTATGACCGCTTCAACCTGGTGCCCTTCCTCTGCGGCAACACGGGCGTGCAGATGACGGGCTGGTTCCGCCGCCCCATCAACTCCGTCGAGGATCTGCGCGGCCTCAAGATGCGCATCCCGGGCCTGGCGGGCCGCGTCTATCAGGCGCTGGGCGTGGATGTGCGCCTGCTGCCGCCGGGCGAGCTGTTCCCCGCGCTGGAACGCGGCGTGATTGATGCCGCCGAATTCGTGGGCCCCTATCTCGACCGGCAGCTCGGCCTGCACCGCGTCGCCAAGCACTACTACACGACCGGCTGGCACGAGACGGCCACGGCCTCCGAGCTCACCATCAACAAGGCCGCCTGGGCGCGCCTGCCCAATGACCTGAAGGCCATCGTGGAAAACGCGGTCGCCGCCTGCAACGTGATCTCCGAGGCCTGGTGCCAGAAGAACAATGCCGACGCGATGGAGGATTTGATCCGCAACCACGGCGTCGAGGCGAAGGAATTGCCGGACGCCGTGGTGGCCCGCCTGCGCGAGGAGAACGCCAAGGTCCTGGAAGCCGCCATCGCGCGCGATGCCGTGACGCGCCGCGTCCATGAAAGCTACATGGCCTACAAGGCGCGCTTCGACGCCTGGTCGCGCTATTCGGAAGTGCCCTACCACAACAAGATCCGCGAAGCGTGA
- the gorA gene encoding glutathione-disulfide reductase, which yields MPHDFDLFVIGGGSGGVRMARIAAGHGARVAVAEERFWGGTCVNVGCVPKKIMVQAAEYGRWAEDAAAFGWDIAKGAHDWAKLAAARDAEVTRLSGIYGRLLQGAGVTSFDARATFEDAHTLRVGDQRVTAERIVVATGGRATRLDIPGAELGLISDDLFTLPRLPKKVAILGAGYIALEFAGLLHGLGAEVEVFHRSAQVLRGFDNDVRLCLTEAMTAQGIRMEGGVNATRLSRLDDGRILLSLSNNGTRDVDAVFFCTGRSPNTEGLGLERAGVKVAEGGAIPVDEDHATNIPHIYAIGDVTDRLNLTPMATAVGHALADTLYGNNPRRASYENVPTAIFTSPPVGTVGLSEEEAARRGPVDIYLTRFTPMRHTITKRDGMRVMMKLVVCQQSQRILGAHMVGEDAAEIMQGIGIAVRMGATKADFDRTIGIHPTAAEEFVTLRTRTRVAGVTADAAE from the coding sequence ATGCCCCATGATTTCGACCTCTTCGTCATCGGCGGCGGCTCGGGCGGGGTGCGGATGGCCCGTATCGCGGCGGGCCATGGCGCCCGCGTGGCGGTGGCCGAGGAACGCTTCTGGGGCGGCACCTGCGTGAATGTCGGCTGCGTGCCCAAGAAGATCATGGTCCAGGCCGCCGAATATGGCCGCTGGGCCGAGGACGCCGCCGCCTTCGGCTGGGACATCGCCAAGGGCGCGCATGACTGGGCCAAGCTCGCCGCCGCGCGCGATGCTGAAGTCACGCGCCTGTCCGGCATCTATGGCCGCCTGCTGCAAGGCGCGGGCGTGACCAGCTTCGACGCCCGCGCCACCTTCGAGGACGCGCACACCCTGCGCGTGGGCGACCAGCGCGTCACCGCCGAGCGCATCGTGGTCGCGACCGGTGGCCGCGCCACGCGGCTCGACATTCCGGGCGCCGAACTCGGCCTCATCAGCGATGACCTCTTCACCCTGCCCAGGCTGCCGAAGAAGGTGGCCATCCTGGGCGCGGGCTATATCGCCCTCGAATTCGCGGGCCTCCTGCACGGGCTGGGCGCGGAGGTGGAGGTCTTCCACCGCTCCGCCCAGGTGCTGCGCGGCTTCGACAATGATGTGCGCCTCTGCCTGACGGAAGCCATGACGGCCCAGGGCATCCGCATGGAGGGGGGCGTGAACGCCACGCGCCTCTCGCGCCTCGATGACGGCCGCATCCTCCTCAGCCTCTCCAACAACGGCACGCGGGATGTGGACGCGGTCTTCTTCTGCACCGGCCGCAGCCCCAACACCGAGGGGCTGGGGCTGGAGCGCGCGGGGGTGAAGGTGGCGGAAGGCGGCGCCATCCCGGTGGACGAGGACCACGCGACCAACATCCCCCACATCTACGCCATCGGCGACGTGACGGACCGGCTGAACCTGACCCCCATGGCGACCGCGGTCGGCCACGCCCTGGCCGACACCCTCTATGGCAACAACCCCCGCCGGGCGAGCTACGAGAACGTGCCGACGGCCATCTTCACCTCGCCCCCCGTGGGCACGGTGGGGCTCTCGGAGGAGGAGGCCGCGCGCCGCGGCCCGGTGGACATCTACCTCACCCGCTTCACCCCCATGCGCCACACCATCACCAAGCGGGACGGCATGCGGGTGATGATGAAGCTGGTGGTCTGCCAGCAGAGCCAGCGCATCCTGGGCGCGCACATGGTGGGCGAGGATGCGGCCGAGATCATGCAGGGCATCGGCATCGCCGTCCGCATGGGCGCCACCAAGGCGGATTTCGACCGGACCATCGGCATCCACCCCACGGCGGCCGAGGAATTCGTGACGCTGCGCACACGCACGCGTGTCGCGGGGGTCACCGCTGACGCGGCGGAATAG